The DNA window cgcatgtccagattcatcataCTGTACTATAATGTGTCTCATCCAACcaaaacttattatattttgggatagagggaatatgatttataagccgacGAATTTAAAACCATGTGGAATGACATCTCTATATTTGACTATCttacgttattttttttttaaactactaccCCTCCgtaccaaaagaaaacttaacttatggagtttgaattttgtcccacaaaaaaaccaacttctaccatCCTACCTACCCTTAGCAATGCTTTATTACTTCAATACCATTTACCTATTTTAATGATGTGGGGTATTTTGATCATCTTCACTCTTTACTACTGTTGCATTGGGATGTTAGGGTTGGATTTTATATGGGATAGAGAAAGTAACTTTTAGATAGtaatataaaaatgatttatggCTTTAAATAAGAAAATGCTGTTTATCTGTTTAGATGACTTTTCGGTTCATAATAAACCGATTTATAAGTCTAAGTCTATACAAAGAGTAtttagggttggtttggtttatgGCTTAAATaggtcttaccaaattttgtcagtaccaaattttgataagttttggcatgattaattttggtaaggcaaagttgtgtttggattgaagccaaaatatgCTAAGTTTACTATTGAAATGgtctattttcttaggcatgtcAAATTTTGggttcaaaccaaatagacactaaatactattgaaattgtcaaatattggtaagtcTAATTTAGacttcaaaccaaaccaacccttaGTGTACAGGAGCTTAATGATGAACACTCTCACTGACAACCCTGGCCCAGACGTGTGTGCCCCAACTGTCAGTGTGTCACCAACAACCCAGCATCTACGGCCCCACGTGTACATTCCATTTTTCTCCTGAGCGCAGCGATGACGACGACCAGGAGCTGAGGagcagcaaaaaagaaaaaaaaaatcgattagTTCACGCAAAACccaaaaacgaaaaaaaaaacaatcttcaTTGAGTGTTAACTACGGAAAATATCTGACGAATTCGTCGCGAAATTTCGTCCTCTTTTTTTCGTCAGAAACGAACTAAGCAGCGGGGATCTCGGGATAGCGAATCCCCAGATTCGGACTCGATCTCGCTCCCCTCCGATGGTCCGGCTcccggctgccggcggcgacggcgacggcggcggcgtcctcaaCCTGACCTAGGTACGAACAAGtctcgagctctctctctctcttttttcccccttACGCATCCAGTATAGTTTGCGTGATCTGATCGTGGCGCATCTGTTCTtggcgatggatggatggattgggaGCAGAAGGAAGAAGGTGTGAATCTCTGCTTTCTCGcgcgatccggcggcggcgggatgcaGTACCACCAGGGCGGCAGCCGCatgccgccgttcgcgcgcggcggcgcgtacAGCCGCGGCTACAAGCAGCTCtacgcgccgccgcagcagcagccgccgccgcaggagaaGCACGAGGTGCTCATGGAGGCGGGCCGCCTGGCGGCGGAGTACCTGGTGGCGAAGGGCGTgctgccgccggcctccctgcagcgccgcggcgtcggcggcgggggatggGTCCAGCTCCCGCCTCagcccccgccgcccccgccgccgccgctgccgcagggAACCCTGGCGTTCTATGGTGCCCAGAATGGCCGGCGGCggttggatgatgatgatggtaatCCTAACCCCCGCTTGCGGCGGAACCGCGGTGGTGAGAACAGTAATGATGACAGTAGTAGTAGCTACAATGGTAGAGGGAAGAGGAAATTCGGTGCTTACAGTAGGCATTCGGATTGGGGGAGGGACAAGGGGAGGAGTAGGGGGAATTCGGATAGCCGGAGTTacgatgatgaggatgatgacggGCCTCCCGGTTATAGGAGAGAGCGGCGAGGTGGTGGGAGATTTGATGATGCTGGGAGTAGCATGTCGGGGGTGGCAGCGTCTAAGACGGAGGCCACGGGGGAGTCGGAGCTGGAGGATACTGGGTCGAAGGTGGGCTCTAGCAGTAATTTCAGGAAGGATGTCGATCCGCCACAAGAAGTGGAGGGCGTTGATAAGTTGAATAAGATTAATGAGGAGAGTAATCCATCAAATTCAGAGGTGGTGGAGCAAATGACTAATGGTGAGAGCACTAGTAATAATGCTTCTTGTATTGTTATTGATGAGGAACAGACGAAGGCAAAATATTTGCCTGTGCCCTCAGATGACAAGGTTTCAGATGAGAAGCCTGACGATAGTAGTGTTTTGAATGAGAAGATTGAAGATGACGAGACTTTAGCTGAGAAAGCTGAAGATGATAAGACTTCTGATGAGAGGGTACCAGGTGTGAAGAATAACTTGCGTGATGATTGTAATAATTTGCTGAGCTATTGCAGTTATCCAAATGTACCGACAAGGCGGCGATCAATAGTTGCACACAGGAATGCAGCACCAGCCCATAGGGAAGTTGCTGTTGCCGAACAGATTGATCTGGTTTCCTCTGAAGATGAAACCCATATGGCCACCGATGTTACAGGGCATGGCAGCTCCTTGACTAATACCCAGGAAGGCAACAAAGATGGCCTTGCCTGCTTGGAACATACCGATACAAGCACTACTTGCAATCAGATGGTGGAGCCAGTAAGATTCCAGACAGAGGAAACACAGATTGGAACTGATGATTTGAGAGGACAAAAAAACATTGAGCAACATTATGCAGTTCACGAATCTAGGGAGGAGAATATGTTACCTCCTAAAGTGGGTGTTCAGCAGCAAGTTGAGGAAGGAATGCAGATTTACAATGTTGATACACCGCCACAAGATGAAGACTTGATTGCTTCAGCTGATAAAGAGAAAGTAGCTGGTGTGGCATTATTACCTAGTATCAAAGCTGAAGCTGTTGTTGCGAAGGAAGAGGACAAGTTTGGTCAGTCAAGTTCATTTAAAATATGTGATCTAAACCTAGTTGGTAGTCCAGAGGTTGCTGAATTACGAAATGATCCTGGTTTGGGTCAATTCTCAACTGCTGGATGTTCAATGGAGCCACAAAATCAGCAACAAGAGTTTAGAAATACGGGTAACAGTGCAGATGATACCAACATGCATGCCCAAATTCCATTGCACAATAAGGTGGTTCAAGTTATTGATCTTGAAGATGACTCGCCAATTGAAGCTGGTGCATGTGATACTTCAAAAGCAAAGTGAGTTCCTTCCACCTCCCTCTTATTTGCTATGTCATTCTGCTTTTATATGAGTATAATTTTTCCTTTTGGTATTACGGTTTGATGACACAGTACCTAGCCTTAAAGGCTTGTCCCAGACTAGTTACTATTAGGCAACCAGTTTTGTGTAGCCAGCGATGAATGGTAGCTGGCCCAGACGCTCAGCAATACAAAAATACAGGGGTGACTGCCTTCTTCCAGTCGCTGCACAAGGAGAATGAGTCTAGGCCTTTGCTGTCTTCTTATTGTTGTTGCTTTTCATGTTCTGTAGGAGTGGCAGCTGATCTTGCTGCCTAATCAGCAGACTTGCTGTCAATCTTTGTACTCATCGCTCTGATCTTAATAAAATTTCTCTGCCATCTTTATGGCTAGCCTGACTAAAACAGTATTTGTACATAATGCACCGACAACCATCTAATTTCCACATCCAACCTATGCATTAGTTTATTTCTGTTTATTTTCTCTTCATTTATTTATCCATTGTGGCTGCTAACTACATACCTTTAACTGTGTATGCTAGAGAGGAAAACATGGCAAACCCTGCTGTGACCACAGATGTTCTTCCTGGTATCCAAGATGGATATAATTTTGCGATTTCAGATTATCTTGGTGCTGATATACCATGCTACCAACCAATGCAAACAGATCTTCCCAATGGGATGAGCCTAAATGATTCAGAGGTGAGGTTTTCTGATATTGTTATACATCATGTGGAGGCTTAATAATAGGAAAATAGATTCACCACTATCCAGTACCAGTAGTGACATTTGAGGATTTGTGACCATATGTTTGCTTGACATGCGTAGACACATATAGTCACCATAAGTCCATAATACTGTTTTTTTTCCACGAGTAAGAGATTCCTTACACTTTTTTTCCTCCTGTTGCAGGGCATTACTGTCATGGATGATTCAATATATGGTTCTCTTAGCGATATCGGTAATTGATATTACTTAACcactttttcagtttttctacAACAATGTGCGTTATGTCTTTGTCGTGTTGATTTTCGATGTTGTATTTCTTCACTTGCTCGTTGCGAAAGGATGTTGATTTCAAAGGCTATGAAAGACATGCCTAAGCTTTAATTCGTAAACCTATAAACTGACAAATCCTTGTAGCATTATTCACTTTAGACAATTTTGGTGCGACAAACCGATTTGCAAAATTCCTGATATTTATGGTGCCTATGGTAATTTTCATTGGGAAAAGCATCAGTACCAGAAGTGGTTCATAATCTTAATACCTATTGAGCATATGAAAATTGCAGCCAATCCATGACAGCTCATTTCTCTCAACACTGACTTGCAGTTCTTTTAATTCTTATGGTTACAGGTTTTATGGAGGTTTGGGACCAGCAACCTCAGGACTACGAGAAGTTCTTCTGACCAGGCACCAAATTGCTGTTGTCAGTGCTGTGACAGTGCTGTAACCCTGTAACTGCAATAATCAGAAAAACACACACTCAACACACATACAGGCACCCATGGTGGCCATATGATCCAGGCCAATGTCCTGTCTAACTACACATCATATATAGCTGGAGCCTTTGATCCTTCCAGGTCAATATCAACAGAGCATTCATCCTAAAAAGGATTGTTCTTGTGTAAACAGTTCGACAAGTTCATGTACCATGAATACAATTTACTCTACAACTCTAGATATAAATACATTGTTTCACCTCGGAAAGGAAAATAAGAATACATTGTTTGATTATCTGCTCCCTGTTGTGATATTGTCTGACTGCTCTACGCTGAATTTGTCCATAAGGCCATAAGAGATGTGCAATGCAACATGATGTTAGGGCCCACGGTGCGGCCGAGCAACACAAGCAAATGCCGCTAACTGTTCATGTCCAAATCTCCACTCGTTTTCGTGGGAGAAATAAAATCACATTGATTGCACAGGGGaaaagaaattcatttaaaaataGTAGCTTGAAATCGCTATGAAAATGTACACATAAAGACACCCATTTGGAACACAAAACCTTCGCATGGTAtggacagtaaaaaaaaatgagctcCCAAAGAATGGTGCTCTAGCTATAACTTGCTACTGATTTCCTGATTTTGTCGGTTGGATTTCCAGGATTCCAGTTTCCAGCAGATTCAGACAGCGGCATCTTCTTTGCTATCCTCCACAGGCTTCTCTGTAGATGGGGAGCTCGTCTCCTGGGTGCCAGAGCCGGTTGAGACCTTCACAGTGGCAGGCCTTAGCAGCCTCTCCCTTAGAAGGAACCCGCGTTTGACTTCATGCGAGACAATTCCAGCCTTGAACTGATGAGATTCCTCGCGTGCGATAGCCTCATGAATCTTAACATAAGAAATTAGAAGGTATGAGCTCCTGCTATGGCGCATGTAACACAGAAATAACAGCACAATGCCTTTGTATTTACATGTGCAAATATTTGAACTATGTAAGTGCGCGAatcaaactttttatatgagCAAAAGATGTACTGGCATATACCCAAACTTGTGAATCAGCCGTTTAGACCACCTGTACATAAAAAAGGTGATATAAAGGATAAATTATACTACTTACCGAAGGATCAAATGGCTTGCCAACTGTTTCCACAACTCCTACACCTAAGCTTCTCAATGTCTCTACTAACTGCTTGTATATGCCTTGATAGCTTGTGCTAATCGTCTGCTCTTTATCAGTCTCCGGGGTGATCTCTTGATTCACCTTCTCAAAACTATCAACCAGAGTCAATAGACTCTGAACAACATCCACCTGTATATTTGAGGTAAACCTAGCACGCTCCTTTTCAGTCTGCTTCCGGAAATTCTCCAGATCAGCATTTATACGGAGGAACTTGTCCTTCCCTGAAGTAATTTCGGTTGCAATACTTTCATACTGAGCAGCTGAGTTACTCCTTTCTTTCTCAATGGCAATGATAGCACTCTCAATTCCACCAAGAGCCTCATCATTTCCATCTAGAAAAGCTTTCTTGTATAGACGAAGTAGGTCCTTCATAGGGGGGAAATCTTCCCCATTAACAACCTGCATAAAGCTATTCAGTTTAGTGAAACTTGATGAACCacactctttttttctttgagaaTATTATGAGTCACGCTCGATGAAATACATAGCTATAAGTTCAAACAAAACACCCAAACAATCATCAATTACCCTGTTCCTCCTCTCAATTCACTTTGCTCATAGTAATATGAGCATTCCTTTAGTTATTTCATTGTTCAAGTTGCAACAGTATGGATTTATAATcatgcttaacaactaaaatccGTGCTCTACCCATagttcaaaaattcaatttAGCCAAGAAATAGCAACATTAGCCATGTCGTCCAATTACTCATGTGATGATTTAGAAAGCAACGCAGATTCCAAAATTAGCTCTTGTTTTCCCGAGTTTAGCCAACCAACAAAAACTAACACCGCATGGTTTTTAGGTTCAGACCATGCTGCATTggcttacaaaaaaaaaagaagtatttagCACTCACCAAAACTCAAAAATGTTTACCTTTCCCCACTAAAATCCAGCATTACTCACTCGAATGCTCTAATTCAAGCTTCTTACTAACAAACAAAATGAGCTATATCACTGCGAACATACAGTAGAAAACCAGGAATTAAGATAGAACAATCTacatatccttttttttaaaaatccacCACGAAAACGGGGTTCCCTATCCCTTCATCGACGAAGAGaggcgaaaagaaaaaaaaaattctccacgAACTAAATCATCACCTCTCGAAGCCGATAACAGCGAGAGGATGAGAAGCGGTCAAAAGGGACGGCGGAGCGGAGATCTCACCTTggggtcagcggcggcggcacggagcggcggcggcgcggcattGGAGCGGCGGAGGGAGAGCAGCGAGggggtcgccgccggcctcctgctgctgctgctggggctCAGGCGAGCAGGGGTTGAGGTGGGTGGGGCTAGGGTTcgggggcggcggaggggcgtggggcttgcggcggcggcggcggcggagaaggtcGCCGCCATATTCTATCGTTTCGCTACTTCTCAACTGTTCGGAAAATACTGTACTacagggaaaaaggaaaaaactgaAAGGCAAATGAGGAAATTGCACGGTACACACCAGGGGTTGGCACTTGGCACTGCTTGTGTGTAAtttatagtggtttaaaattttatatttcatttaaaatagaaataaaatgattaatttaaatattattCATATGATTACAGATCCAGCTCCATGGATTTGTGGAGTTAGGAATACACACCTTCAAgagtacttcatccgtttcataatgtaagaagTAATATATTGGATCTAGAGGAAGTAATATATTGGATCTGGAGGCTGCAGCTGTGTCAAACACCCAcgaagttaaaatttaaatctgaaaaaattaatttggaCTTGATTTTAGGATTTTTCATCCTAGTCAAAATTAGGCTTACCCATAAATTATCTTTGACCCTTTTCACTTAATTTTTTATCATTTATTAGTTGTAGCTTAACCTATTAGAGGCTTAGAACGTAGAAGTTTTGtggaaattttagaggattctttagtttttttagaaTTTCTTTACTTCAAAGAAAACTTGAAGTGATATTAATTATGTTAAGAAAAATCTAACAATCTAGTGGTGTATTCTTCAAAGAGAAACTATATTTGGATACACAAAATCTACGCGTAACATATATGTAAGATAGGTTTATGCTCATAACCATCAAGATATGTTTACGCTCATAACCACCTAACATATATGCTCTAAATGACCCAACAAGCTATAGAGATCTACATCAATACAATCTTATATGTGTGCAACTGGCAGCAGCTTTGTAGCCAAACAAGACACAATAATTCGTGAGTTCTTGTCGGCTATGAAGCATAGATAGTTCTGAGGCTAGAGAAAATTATAACACGACTATTTGTACAAACTAGCTAATACAATGATtattaattatatgaatttgGACTAGAGCTAACTGTTCAATTTATTATTATACTTTTGATATGGTCCTATTGATGTAACATCACCAATTCAATATTACTGAGAATGTTCCCTCATGCGGATAGAAAATATATAGTTTCTTGATTGTTTCTGTGCTAATAAAAACAATGTGATCTAGCTCAAGCCTAAATATTTACAGTTTGAACAGAGAATTTATTTGGTTCATTGCTAAAAATAAACAGtactaaaatttagtataaCCAAATTTCGGTAAGCCAAAAATATAGAGATAATTGGAGTAAGCCTTGTCAAATCTCTTCTTGTTTTAAGAGAAGTTTTTAGAGTTACCAAAATTCAACAGGATACTAGTGGTTGACGGATGGCTGACCGTTGCCATTCTCCAAAATTGAGCAATAAACCAAAGAGAGCTTTCTTAGACCCATTTTTGCACTCTTTAAAGATCCAGGGATACAATATGGTGTGCATCTAGCAAAATATGATCCATAATTCATAGGATGTGGTTGCAAATTAGCCGATGAAAAagaagacaaaaagaaaaaatataaaaaaataaaacgaagtATCCAGAGGCCACGAGTCCAggcgctccccccccccccccccccccctcccccggcgGAAGCTCGCGCGCACGCTGGGCGCTTCTCCCCCCGCGCGCATCGTCCGAAATCCTCCGGATTTTCTGAGGAATCCCCCCCAAATTTCCTTGCGTCCCATCATGGCCTCCTCAGGTAATTCTTCCGTGCCAATTCGTGGTATTCATCACAGGGGgggatttctttttgtttttgtttttttttttcatgcaatgGATGGCGAATTGAGCGCTAGGCGAAATTACTAATTACCCTCGCCATTTTCGTGCGTATCCTGCCCTtagcctgccgccaccgcctccggcgatccccatccatcccgcgaTCCGTTACCCgcgcacctttttttttttctcgaatttgcgttaaccctagcttcagTTCTAGATATTTGTTTGCCTTAATCTTGATACTAATAATAATTTGATGGTTCCCAAAAAGTTCCCACGTTAGAACCGCCACTGTGTATTGCACCGTAAAAGTATGCAGTAACCGAGGCGCTTGATATAATCTATTGAGCATCTAATGAAGCAGGGCtagatagaaaaaagaaaaaaagagaagttcaGATTGTCACAACTGCAACTGCAATTGCTTCTAGAGTTTTGCATGAGAAAATATTATCGCAGTCGCaggacttcttatttctattgTGAAATCTTGGATATGTTATCAGTTCTCACTTTGACACGCTTGTATGGTATGATTATGCATTTTTATGCAGATGTTTCCGTTGATGTTCGGCCAGAGTTTAACTCTTTTGATCATTTGAGAAGCATGCGATATATTGCAACAGATAGACCATGGCTGAGTAAGTACAGCCTGAAGCTAGCCTTTTCTTATTTTGATTGATATGGCCTTGGTCATTAGCAGTTTAGCACAATTGAGGATTAATGAACTATCTTCCTTTTGTTGTCTGGTTTCGCTAATAGCGTTATATGGAATAAGAGTTCAACCTGTAACACCATTCAGCAGTTTGAGCAGTAGACCTGATCTGGCACTCATTCATCAATGCCTACCTGATGAGCTGCTTTTTGAGGTAATATGTGGACCGATGGGCAATTGTCTTCATATTAGTATCATATAAAATGTAGTATTATGGTAAAATGGAATTCCTCATCTCTGTAGTATAATTTGCTTCCTGCTAATTGATAAAATATCACTATGTAATATCCTCAATTGACATATAATCTTTTTCTGCTCAAGTATATAAGTAGCTTTGTGGCTCTATTCTGTAGTACCTCCTTGTATCAAATTATCATTACATCAGCATGAAAGAAGTGGGAATACTTAGCTCAGTAACAAATTACATGTCTCTTTGCTGAACTACACAGATCTTTGCAAGGATGAGTCCATATTCTTTAGGGAGGGCTGCTTGTGTGTGTCGCAAGTGGAAATATACTGTACGCAATCCGACTTTGTGGCGGAATGCTTGCCTCAAAACTTGGCAGGTTAGTTTACACATATCTATTTTGGTTGGTTTCGTATGCGATGTTTTGctcaaatatttgaattttacaTGTGAAGAGGACTGGAATGGAGGCTAACTACCAGATGGTGCAGTCGCTATATGATTCTTCTTGGAGGAAAATGTGGATGCTGAGACCAAGAATCCAATATGACGGTATAAGTTCAAGAAGAATTTTATCATAACATATGTTCAAACATTAATTTGATGAATGTTAAATTCATATGCGCCTACTAGGCTAATATCATAGCACACATCACATTCTTTAGATTTGTGTGGAAAGAAATTGTCTAGATTTTAATCAAACTGATAAAATGTCTCATCATGAGCTGTTTTTCTCTCACTTGgctgtttaaaattttaatcagGTATGTACTGTACAATACTGGTACCTTGGTCAAATATTGTACAAAAGTATGTAAGCAAAGTAATGTGTCATTCATTCTCAAATTTTCATGTGTCACTAGCCTAGAGCTCGTGCATTGCAACAGAAAACAAATTGAGTTTCTAGCTTATTAAGTCAATTAATAAGCACTTATTTAGTCTAAGTAATActatgaattttcttttataacaagtaggtgattttgaaatttggggGAGCCAATAGTGAAATAGGGGATGACTTGTTAAAAGGTGGTGTAATAATATAGATTGTGCGGCCCAGATGTTAGTGGTAGG is part of the Oryza glaberrima chromosome 4, OglaRS2, whole genome shotgun sequence genome and encodes:
- the LOC127770561 gene encoding uncharacterized protein At4g26450-like, translating into MQYHQGGSRMPPFARGGAYSRGYKQLYAPPQQQPPPQEKHEVLMEAGRLAAEYLVAKGVLPPASLQRRGVGGGGWVQLPPQPPPPPPPPLPQGTLAFYGAQNGRRRLDDDDGNPNPRLRRNRGGENSNDDSSSSYNGRGKRKFGAYSRHSDWGRDKGRSRGNSDSRSYDDEDDDGPPGYRRERRGGGRFDDAGSSMSGVAASKTEATGESELEDTGSKVGSSSNFRKDVDPPQEVEGVDKLNKINEESNPSNSEVVEQMTNGESTSNNASCIVIDEEQTKAKYLPVPSDDKVSDEKPDDSSVLNEKIEDDETLAEKAEDDKTSDERVPGVKNNLRDDCNNLLSYCSYPNVPTRRRSIVAHRNAAPAHREVAVAEQIDLVSSEDETHMATDVTGHGSSLTNTQEGNKDGLACLEHTDTSTTCNQMVEPVRFQTEETQIGTDDLRGQKNIEQHYAVHESREENMLPPKVGVQQQVEEGMQIYNVDTPPQDEDLIASADKEKVAGVALLPSIKAEAVVAKEEDKFGQSSSFKICDLNLVGSPEVAELRNDPGLGQFSTAGCSMEPQNQQQEFRNTGNSADDTNMHAQIPLHNKVVQVIDLEDDSPIEAGACDTSKAKEENMANPAVTTDVLPGIQDGYNFAISDYLGADIPCYQPMQTDLPNGMSLNDSEGITVMDDSIYGSLSDIGFMEVWDQQPQDYEKFF
- the LOC127770562 gene encoding uncharacterized protein LOC127770562; amino-acid sequence: MAATFSAAAAAASPTPLRRPRTLAPPTSTPARLSPSSSSRRPAATPSLLSLRRSNAAPPPLRAAAADPKVVNGEDFPPMKDLLRLYKKAFLDGNDEALGGIESAIIAIEKERSNSAAQYESIATEITSGKDKFLRINADLENFRKQTEKERARFTSNIQVDVVQSLLTLVDSFEKVNQEITPETDKEQTISTSYQGIYKQLVETLRSLGVGVVETVGKPFDPSIHEAIAREESHQFKAGIVSHEVKRGFLLRERLLRPATVKVSTGSGTQETSSPSTEKPVEDSKEDAAV